In Helianthus annuus cultivar XRQ/B chromosome 8, HanXRQr2.0-SUNRISE, whole genome shotgun sequence, a single genomic region encodes these proteins:
- the LOC110870385 gene encoding transcription factor IBH1-like: MSPPQQPTSINPNSLKIRLAYRFLHNLNNLNTKRSNLDNTRIRRSHRVKLAAYASMAYVVGSRRAWSRAILWKIRNRAVLARFKRVDHKITTPLRHHHVHAGSAKRRTPNYSNPKREYSDPFGNSGQEVKLRKLVPGSSTMDALGLLDETADYIKCLATQVEVMKNLVDLYSII; encoded by the coding sequence ATGTCTCCACCTCAACAACCAACATCcataaaccctaattctctcAAGATCCGACTAGCCTATCGTTTTCTCCACAATCTAAACAACCTCAACACAAAAAGATCCAATCTCGACAACACCCGGATCCGAAGATCTCACCGGGTCAAGCTTGCAGCCTACGCATCAATGGCATATGTTGTCGGGTCAAGACGCGCTTGGAGCCGCGCGATCTTATGGAAGATCCGAAACCGAGCTGTGTTAGCAAGATTCAAAAGGGTTGATCATAAAATCACTACCCCTTTACGTCATCATCATGTTCATGCAGGATCTGCGAAGAGAAGAACACCTAATTACTCAAACCCTAAAAGAGAATATTCTGACCCGTTTGGTAATTCGGGTCAAGAAGTGAAGCTGAGGAAGCTTGTACCCGGTTCTTCAACTATGGATGCATTAGGGTTGTTGGATGAAACTGCTGATTATATAAAGTGTCTTGCTACACAGGTTGAGGTCATGAAGAATTTGGTAGATCTCTACTCTATCATATGA